Part of the Spirochaetota bacterium genome is shown below.
AGACATGTGTCCATGCCTGTTTTATGAGCGTATCTCATGATTCGGCTGAGATAGTGCGTTTCGCAAGGATATTGACATGTACTATTTGCATGATAGATTGACAGCATGAAGAAAAGGAACGATACGGAAAAGCTCCTGCTCATCCTGCCGGCCTTCAATGAGGGCAAGGCGCTGCCGCCGCTCCTCGCAGCCTGTGAGCGTACGCGGGAGATCATCCCGCATCTGATCGTTGTCGTCATCGATGACGGCAGTTCCGACGATACGGCTCATGTCGTGCGCTCGTTCCGCCGCCCTTGGTGCAGGCTCGTGCAGCACAGGAAGAACATGGGGCTTGCCGCGGGCATGCGCACCGGGATAGCCTATGCGGTCAAAACGTCGGGCAAGAACGATCTCATCGCCGTCATGGACGCGGATAATTCGCATCAGCCGGAGCAGCTTCCGCAGATGTGCGGGAAACTGCGTTCGGAAGTGTATGATGTGATCATCGCTTCACGATATCAGCCGGGT
Proteins encoded:
- a CDS encoding glycosyltransferase family 2 protein: MKKRNDTEKLLLILPAFNEGKALPPLLAACERTREIIPHLIVVVIDDGSSDDTAHVVRSFRRPWCRLVQHRKNMGLAAGMRTGIAYAVKTSGKNDLIAVMDADNSHQPEQLPQMCGKLRSEVYDVIIASRYQPGSRSAGIPPHRQLFSNVMSVAFQMIARVPGVRDYSCGFRVYTAAVLKKALDKYGTIDAFITEKGFACMTEILLKLAHLPGVRIGEWPMDLRYDRKPSVSKMNVWSTIRDQIALVMRHR